One Ignavibacterium sp. DNA segment encodes these proteins:
- a CDS encoding stage II sporulation protein M → MKEVQFIKNNSERWKEVELFLSKKTSFQDPDKLAELFIQLTDDLSYSKTFYPASKTTEYLNSITAKLHQSVYKNRKEKKSRIISFWQYELPLVFFRRRKELLISFFVFLTSILIGVISSTGDTGFVRLILGDSYVNMTLENIKQGDPLAVYKKVNGIDMFMGITFNNIRVSFFTFMAGLLLSIGTILLLLYNGIMLGTFHHLFYSQNLLLKSLSVVWIHGTLEISSIIIAGAAGLILGNSILFPKTYSRRQFFLLSAKDGIKIIVGLIPLFIIAGFLESFVTRFTDMPIIINILIIGGSITFIVWYVILYPIKLKKKGNYDTK, encoded by the coding sequence TTGAAAGAAGTACAATTCATAAAAAACAATTCAGAACGATGGAAAGAAGTAGAATTATTCCTTTCTAAAAAGACTTCTTTTCAGGACCCGGATAAATTAGCTGAATTATTTATTCAATTAACAGATGATCTATCCTACTCTAAAACATTTTATCCTGCAAGTAAAACAACAGAATACTTGAACTCAATTACTGCAAAACTGCATCAATCTGTTTATAAGAATAGAAAAGAAAAAAAAAGCAGAATAATTTCTTTTTGGCAGTACGAATTGCCACTAGTTTTTTTTAGGCGAAGAAAAGAATTACTCATTTCATTTTTTGTTTTTCTAACTTCAATTTTAATTGGAGTAATATCGTCAACTGGTGATACAGGTTTTGTAAGATTAATTCTTGGCGATTCTTATGTTAATATGACTTTAGAGAATATTAAACAGGGTGATCCGCTTGCAGTTTATAAAAAGGTGAATGGCATTGATATGTTTATGGGGATTACTTTCAACAATATCAGGGTCTCGTTTTTTACATTTATGGCCGGGTTACTTTTATCTATTGGAACAATTTTGTTGCTGCTTTATAACGGAATTATGCTCGGTACTTTTCATCATCTGTTTTATTCACAAAATCTGTTGTTAAAATCACTATCTGTTGTTTGGATACACGGAACATTAGAAATTTCATCTATAATAATTGCCGGTGCAGCCGGTTTAATTCTTGGTAATTCTATACTATTTCCTAAAACTTATTCAAGACGACAGTTCTTTTTATTATCAGCAAAAGATGGAATAAAAATTATTGTTGGACTGATTCCGCTCTTTATTATTGCAGGATTCCTTGAATCTTTTGTTACCCGATTTACAGATATGCCGATAATAATTAA